CGTAACACCAGAGAACAACGTAAATCCACGTTCCCTTGTTATCTTAAAATTCGATTTCCGCGATGAGCGTTCTTGTCACGAGTCTCGATCGATTTCTTCTCAATTCGACTCGAGTGATTCGCTCGATCGTTCGAATAAAATCGCAAGGGAACGTTCACGACGTTTCACATCTTAATATCAGCGTCTTCAGAGCACCTCCGGGCACCTTAACCCTTTAATTTATAGCTTGTTATATCAAAATGGCACGATAAATTACCGTCGCGCAACTAATGGTACTCGTAGCCCCGAACGGGGTCGTCCTCTTATGATTCATTTATTAGAAGAGCCTTATAGCTTAGTAAAACACGAAGTCTAGAGTAAAAAATAGAGTAGAAGCTGAGACTTTCTAGACACCAATTTGCGTATTTGGATTTCTCTTTTTAAAGGGTTAACGTTCACCATCCAAGAAATCTCAGGATCTTGCCCATCTGCCTGCCTGTGAGCATCGCTTTTTGGAGCGTAGCGGGAACAATATCTTGTTatattcttttctctctcactcactctctttctctctctctctctctctctctctctctctctctctttgtctcTTTTAATGTGTAAACGTGACATTTCGTTAATTCTCGCCTGTCTGAATGGACATCGTTCGTACATATGAAATACCAAATAAAATTGAAAACAGTTCGACAAGCGGTATTCAATAGGCGATCCTTCTTTTTCTTGTTGCATTATCGAACGTGTAACGAAACCTACATTTCAATCGATGCAACGCTTTCAAACTTTGAGAACAATGCGCGAATCGATCGAAAGGCCTGTAACTTTTGAATAACGCGGTATTCTTCGTTCCAACGTTTCAGGCCCCCTCCTTTTCCATTTATTTATTTCCACGCAAATTCTACAACGAATCGCAAGCTTTTTAATTGCAATGCATATCAGATGTCCGTATTATCAGCCCACTCGAGGTTACATTACCGTCTCGGTTGAATCACATTGAAAATCTCGTCGAACAACCACGATCCCGCCTTTAACGAAAGAATAATTATACGCCCCCCTTCGTTAACAGTTACGTATCATACGCGTGGCGTTCTGCGAAGTATAAATATCTCCGTCAGAAAAACGTCGTTCCGAGTTTCGTTACATAAAAGCCCCGCAACATTCGTATCCGCTACAGAAACGGCCGGTTTAACCGCGGGTTTTATTAATAGCTGCTTTCTCTCCACCCACGGGAAACGGTTTTCGCGAACGTTTTCCGTTCGCGACGCGCAGCGACCGATTTCAACGACCCGCGTGCGAGTGCAGacaaataataaaaatagaaaaataaataaatgtttgATTTCAGGATTTGaggaaaaataatatttaaaatattaatagaaATACCATCTCCTTTTTGTTACGATGTTGTACACATGAGGCGTCTTAATCGTGCTAAAACTTCAGTTTCGTTCTTTTGCTTTACACGATTGCAATACTGAAAGAACTGATGAACGTGTCCCTTATTTAATTGCCTCCAGCTGGATCGTTAAGACCAGCCACCGTGCGTCGCATTCCCTGTCACGCGACTCCAATTTGGATAAGAAACCGGGGCGAGGTTCAAATTAGATTCTCACCGTGAACGAGTCACGGTGCCGACCGGAAATCCACGGGATAATAACGCGCGAGACTGATTCAACATTTAACGGGACCAGCGACTCTATAACGAGGTTACTTCTTTCGGTCTCGCGACGACTCTTTCTCGCGAGTTTCTTGTCCTTCCATTCAATTAGCCCGGTCGCTTTTATTGCTTCCGTCCGCTGACCAGAATCCCGTGACGCGCGCCACCGGTGAAAGTTTAATTACCATTTTAATTGGAATCCGATCCAGGCGTGATGGAAACGCCTGAGCTCGTTAAATTCCAACGCCGGACAGGGGACCTTTTTTCTCGCGTGTCACGAATGTAAATCGTTTCCCCGCAGGGGCGGTGAGAAGGAGACGCGGCTTGGTTAAGGCTCGAAATCTTTTAATCCGCCGTTTAATTCGCGCGACACGGGGGATAAATTGTTTCGGAGATTCCACGCTTCGGATCGTGGAAAGAATTGAGTTTAACGACAGACGATTTAAAGGTAATCAGGACGCGCGATAAATCAGTGGGAATCGAGCTTCGAGCGGAAACGGATCGTCTGTCCGTCTAAGCAACAAGAGAAGAAGGACTTTCTCGAAGAGTTGAATAGTAGAAGACGATTGCGTATCAGATATATTTGTGGTAAATAAAAGACACATGGCTTTTAAGTCTCAATATTTACGGAAAGGGGAACTCAAAAAGAATTGCTATCGTGTAAAATAAATGCTGTCTGCTATGCACAGTTGCACAAAGTCTTATCAAACGCATATGAAACACACGCGTATATACGTTGGAATATTCATAGTGTAACTCAAAGGGATCGACTAGGAGAATACGCGAGGTGTCACTTGGTGCTCGCATTAAAAGTGAAAAAGAGAGGGTGGAAGGGGTCCCAATCGCGTGGTCGATTAGAGGAATAAGCGCGTTAAAAAAAGCGTGGAGCCATCGCGATCGGAGCCCCCGTCCGCGAGCATCGTCCTTCCGGCATGGGCGTTCTACGGGCGCGCGGATCGACGCGGCGTCGCATTCGTAGAGGCATCTCCGTTAATTGACCTAGTgttctctttttttatttttgtttgttTAGTTTGTATTCGCCAGCGCGTTCACGTCCCCTCCAAGTTTTCCAGAATTTATTACCGCAGAATCGATCAATTTCCGTGCAATCGCGCGACACAATGCGCCCTCGGTTATACATTTACAACGATAATTACCGCGACTCGCTACGATACTTGTTTGAGCGTGATCTTACCACGTACAGCGACTGAACGAAGTGTTCGTGCACTGAAAATCCTTGACTTCAACTGAGAACACTTCCTGCTCGATACGTCGCCAAGTTCACGAGTGTGTCTCTCTCAGAAAAATCAACGCAACTCTGTCTTTCAACTTGGACATTGACACCAAAGGAGATATCGTCGATGGAAGTCAGAGTTTGACGGTGTACGAGCGTTTCCTTCAGTCAGTTTGTATAATAGGCAACGATTAGTTCTCGACGGGGACGCTCTTGCGAAACGACGGAGAGGAGAGGAACGCGCGAGCTCTCCGCGTTTCGAGGAATCTCCAAGAGCGCACCACCGTGGAGGAGGAAAGCAAAAGTGGAAATAAACAGAGCGTCGCGTCGTCACGAGCTTCGATTTAATTCGTTATTCCGGGCGATCCGCGGCGAACGAGTCGCCATCGACGAACATTAGGGGTATGCCTCGAGATGGCGAGGATCGACGACTCGTTTGAGTGGATCGTGTCCCTTTTAAGGAGTCTTCAACGCGCGATGGACGCGACTCAGACCGTGCTTCGATTCTTTCTCTCGTCCGTTCACCACGCTCGTTCCTACGTTCTATCGGTTACGCGACTTTTTAATACTTTTTTTTTAGCAACAGACACGTGTATATTGTGTACATATGTATAATTGAATATATTCGATTTGAAGTTCTATAGAATCTATGCGTATCTCTTTAATTTcacttttctgttttttttctttttaagctTCGTTGGATTCCTAATTACGTGCGATAAGATTCAAATCGCAGCTCGAATAAGTTCGAGCCCAGCAAACTTTATGAGATGATTTAGTTCGCAAAAATGTTAATTGGCAAAGTTTCGATTTATTATCGTGACATTCGATCGCTCATTGGCGGTAGGAGAAATTCGCTCTATTGTAGCTGTTCGATCGATCTCCCTCGGCTAGGAATTAATTGAAATGCAGTCGTGAGATAATCGAGGCGTCTGAGGAACGTTTGTTCCCAGATGTCGTCGGTTGAAAAGAAAGAATATTTCTCTGAGCCAGCTGGTGCTATCAATGATCGTCGAATGATTTCATCCAGATAAAAAAACATTTTTGACTCTTCAAAATCTGTTTGCTTATAACAGAGTGGATTATAATTCGTTAGCGTATAAACAGCAGCACCGTTGGTATCGATTCTAACAGATAGCACAATGTAACGAacgaaataaaaattgaaacaaTAGAAACGTAGAAGTATCTGTTGTAACTTCGAAGTGATTACAAGTTACAGAGGACCGTTAATATACTCGTGAAATTTACCAGATTGATCGCGCGTTTGTCGTCGGAGACGTCGTGGTAGCCGGTTTCGGAACAAAGAATCTCAGCGTCAGCCCTCGAAGAAGGCTCCGTGGGAACTGCGGCGGATGCTAGAAACGACCTCAAATACCGAGAGATGAAAAGCGATGCTCTAGGAATGGGGCGCGCGTTGTAGAACGTTCGCGCGCAAAAGGAAAGCGTTTCCCCTCTTGTTCTCGTAGGCATTTGGCGTTTAATCGTCGTCGTCGAGGCCGAGCAGCTCCGGCGGAAGTCGTCTGTGCCGGCAGCACAGCGTCAGACAGAGCACGCGAGCCGCCAGCCGAAACTGCGGGCTCAAGGTTCCCAGAACCACCGCTTTCCAGAAACTGTTTGTCACCCCTAGCCACACCACCGCGAAGTGAAGGAACGGTACCTAAAAATGCGAGCAAACGGGTTGCGTGAGTATTGGAACAGTGATAACTCATTTCTCGTTCGAAACCAATTGGAAATATTGCTGGGACAATGCGaacattcgaattttaaacGATAACCAACGGACGCGTATAAAAAATGAAAGGACACCCGTGCTGTAAAACCTTTCTCGAGTTCAAAGGACTGGCACAGAGGGTAAATATGAAATTTCCGACATTGCCACGCTCGCACTGAACATCCCTCCGCAACTGAAACGCGTTCACGCGCAAAGGGCGACATTTAATTTACCTGCGGCGGCCCGTTAACGACAGCGTATATCCGGAGACCGGCATACGGTGCCCAGGACACCCAGAAAGTCATCACCAGGACAAAGGACATGATGTGACTCGGATTGCTCAAGTTTTCCGAGAGCGCAGTCGCGTACTCCTTGTCGTGAATAAGCACGCCGGATTTCAGCCGCCTCATCATCGTGAATATGTAGCAGTAGGTGTAAACGATGGTGATGACCGACGGACCTAGCACAAGGATCGACAGTGTGATGGTGTAAGCAGCCATGTTGCCCCAGTCGAGCATGCAGATGAACGCCTCGCGATCGAAAATCGGCTTTTGAAAACCTAGGAGGGGCGGGCAGCACATCATCGCCACGCTGATCCACGTGAAGACCATCCAGCATTGGCATCGGGTTTTCGTTTGCACGGTCTCGTATCGCAATGGTTTCCTGCGGGAGCAAATCGTTTCGTTAATCATCAGCGTTCGTACGTACGATGAGTATTTTCGAGGCGATGCGTCCTTCGTTAACTGGAAAGCGGAAGATCAAGTTTGAAATAGCGGAATGGAGAGTTGAAGGCTTGGCGTCGATGTTCTAATGAATAACTTAGTACGTTCTTGGAAGTGTGTGCTGCACTATGAAATGTATAAATGAAGATTCAACGGAAATTGTCTACATTTTAGTTTACCTAGATTCTTGATATCGGCTATATTTCCCGGCTTAGACCTATATTATCGTTCTACGGAGTGTCTGAGATTAAAAGGTGAAAGATATAAAAAATCTCCTGCTTTATACATTATATTCCGAGTGTAAAGAAGTACTCTTCCATTTTCGTAAGAAGTCCTCCAAGACAATAACCCATTTTCGATGTAACTCAGTGGACTTCTCACCGATCAAACTTCATTACTTCTTACcaattaaaatttcaaaaaaGTAATAAGAAAGAATTGCAACTACGTAATATTTTTACGTTCTATTTAAAGTATCGATTCTAACTACTTACGTATTGCACAAAATATCGATTTTACAACTAAACAGAATGAAATCCCCAATCGGATGAACGTGAAAATCGTACCTGATGGCCAAGTACCGATCCACGGAGATCCACATGAAGGTGTAGACGGATACCGCCCAGAGCGTAACCTCCAAATAGCCAACCAGACGACACACGATGTCCCCATAGACCCATCTTCGTACCAGCGCCGGATACACCGAGAGCGGAACCACCAGCAGACCGCAAAGAAGATCCGCGGACGCGAGAGACAGCAAGTAGTAGTTTATCACCTCGGAGGGACCTATGTGGCGTTACGCTCATTTGTATTTACCGCGGGTGTGAACTTTACACTGTGAAGAATGGGAACGTCCGCGTTTCACCGAAAGGTTACGCATTCCGCCGGTGCATTTTCGCTGTTCCGCGACCGACAGGGTCGCGGCGACAGGAAATTAAATGGTACCGGTGGGAGGGAGAAAAGGAACCAGGAGCCATTGCCGATATCAGCGGCGCGATGGTATCGTGGAAATGTACACGAGAGGAGTTTATGATAGACTATTTTGTAACTCTAATTAAAGTCGGGAGAATATTCTAGTCCGCTAACGAGTCGACTGCGGATGCTTATGTATTCGTGAGAAATTTTAGTGTGCGAGGTatcatctctttttttttttttaatcacgtTTGTAAAAGGTGAATTTCAATAAACATCTACAGTCTGCTAATGAGTATCAGTTTGTCATATCGAAACATTAACCTAGTTTAAGCACATGCAAAAAAAGGGATGCCTTTCA
The window above is part of the Xylocopa sonorina isolate GNS202 chromosome 3, iyXylSono1_principal, whole genome shotgun sequence genome. Proteins encoded here:
- the Dopecr gene encoding G-protein coupled receptor DopEcR, with the protein product MEEPSLEALMQAGLIFVVGVAIILSNLLIIATYLNFRGPSEVINYYLLSLASADLLCGLLVVPLSVYPALVRRWVYGDIVCRLVGYLEVTLWAVSVYTFMWISVDRYLAIRKPLRYETVQTKTRCQCWMVFTWISVAMMCCPPLLGFQKPIFDREAFICMLDWGNMAAYTITLSILVLGPSVITIVYTYCYIFTMMRRLKSGVLIHDKEYATALSENLSNPSHIMSFVLVMTFWVSWAPYAGLRIYAVVNGPPQVPFLHFAVVWLGVTNSFWKAVVLGTLSPQFRLAARVLCLTLCCRHRRLPPELLGLDDDD